The genomic stretch TTGTCGATGGGTATTCCAATGGTAATTTCTATGGTACTTCAAGCAGTATATAATATTGTAGATAGTGCATTTATATCAAATATGGCACATAATGGGGAAGAAGCGCTAAATGCCCTTACATTAGCTTTTCCGGTGCAAATGTTTATGGTAGCAATAAGTATAGGTACAGGTGTTGGTGCAAATGCTTTACTGTCACGCTCATTAGGTCAAGGAGATAAAGAAAAGGTAAATATGACTTCCGGAAATGCAATGTTTTTAGGTGCAGTTATTTATATTGTATTTTTGTTATTTGGAATTTTCGGTGTCAATGCTTATATTTCTACTCAAACAACTAATAACTTAATTAAAGAAATGGCAAGTGATTACCTATCAATTTGTACCAATATTTCATTTGGTATTGTGTTTTTTGCTATGTTTGAAAAATTACTTCAAAGTACAGGTAGGTCAATATTTGCTACAATTGCACAGATTGCCGGTGCTATAACAAATGTTATTCTAGACCCAATTATGATTTATGGTCTGTTAGGTTGTCCGGAAATGGGTGTAAAAGGTGCAGCATATGCCACAGTAATCGGTCAAATTGTTTCTATGGTACTTGGATTTGTATTTCATCTTAAATTTAATGTTGAAATTAAGAATGGTTTAAAATACTGTAAACCAAATAAAATGATAATAAAACAAATTTACACAATAGGTCTACCGGCAATTATTGCTCAAGCATTAATGTCATTTATGACTTACGGTTTAAATATTATTCTTGTAAAAGTAGGGGAGTCCTATGTAACTGCATATGGTTTGTACTACAAAATTCAGCAGTTCATCTTATTTGCAGCTTTTGGTTTAAGAGATGCAATTACTCCTATTGTTTCATATAACTATGGTATGGGTTCAAAAGAAAGGGTTAGAAAAGGTGTAAAGTGTGGACTTTTATATACAACAGTTGTTATGTTGGTAGGTTTTGTAGCATTGGAGATTTTTGCAAGTCCACTCTCATCAATTTTCGGATTGTCCGGAGAAACTCAGAGAATTTGCATTAGTGCAGTGAGAGTGATTTCTGTTAGTTTCGTATTTGCAGGTATAAATATTGCATTACAAGGTGTTTTTCAAGGTATTAATAGTGGTATTCCGTCCCTTATTATTTCTTTGTTAAGACAATTTGTACTTGTATTACCTGTTGCATATTTATTTACATTAATTGTAAAATGGAATTATTCTTTAAATTTCTTAATATGGACTACTTTTATTATTGCAGAAGTTATAACTTCTATTGTTGCAGTAATTTTATTTAAGAAAGAAAATATATTTAGTAAGTAGTAAGTAGAAAAAGCGTAAATTCTTTTTAGAGTTTACGCTTTATTTTTTGATTATTTATAATTTTTAATAGCCTAAAAAGTATTTTTATAAGTTTTTTGAAAATTTTTAAATATTATAAAATCCTCAGTAGCCGAGTGTTTATGGGAATACTAAAGAATAGGGAAGTAGAAAATAAATAAAAATTCAAAAAAACTGAAAAAAGTTGAAATTTTTTCTTGACAATATGAGAACCCTCTGCTATAATAAATATCGTTGAAACACGGAGGGGTGTCCGAGTGGTTTAAGGAGCTAGTCTTGAAAACTAGTGATACCGAAAGGTACCAAGGGTTCGAATCCCTTCCCCTCCGCCATTTTTATTTTAATGGCGGTTTTTCTTTTGGAGGATTACTCAAGTGGTGAAGAGGCTCCCCTGCTAAGGGAGTAGGTCGGGTAACTGGCGCGAGGGTTCGAATCCCTTGTCCTCCGCCAAAGCACTTTCTTTATGAAAGTGCTTTTTTACTATAATACATCAATATATTATTTCTAGATTATGATTGTTGGAAAATTTGGAAATAGATAAAATAAAATTAAAAAAATTAAAATAAAAAATAAAAATGTTTCCGTAGCTCAGCCGGATAGAGCGACTGCCTCCTAAGCAGTAGGTCGGGTGTTCGAATCACCTCGGGAACGCCATAAAAAACGCTAGTAGAAATTTTAATATTCTACTAGCGTTTTTGTAATTTATAGAATTACTAAATTATTATTCCTATGTTATTCAAAATTTCAATAAATTCTTTCCAATTATTAGGAAACATATTTCTGCCCTTACAATATATTATCACAGAATTAGTTTTAATTCTTAATAACCAATGGATAGATGGGAAAAAGTCAATATTAGAGTGAAAGTTCTTGTTGTACCATTCTAAAAACTCAGATTTAGAAATATCATTGCAAAATTTATCCACTTTATCAGTAATGTTTATGCATTGCTTTTTACCATAGTTATAGGTTAACATTGATGATTCATTTTTATTTGTTTGAAGAATTATATATTTACTAGGGTTATTTGAATAACCGTCATAAAATTCATATTTAAATTCAAAAATATTTGCCATCTTGTCACCTTTGTAAATAAATTGTTTATTTGTTTGACAAATTAAGATTTGTTTTTTAATTTTGATTGTGGGTTAAGGTGAATTCCTTTTAATTTCAATCGGATATAAAGAAAATTATAGTGAGAATATGCACATAAAATCATATAAAACTCTAACTCACAGGTGTAGGGTCCACCATTGGTGGACCGAGCAAATCAACATTTTTATTGGTATTTTGTCCTATAAATTTATAGTTTGTAAACAGGGCAATAATCCCATAGGTATCACACTTTTTAACGGGCGAACACTGTTCGCCCCTACGACTGTAAGCCAATAATATGATGTGAAATATACTAACAAACCCAAATTTGTACTAAGAAAATTATTTTTCTTTATAATTTTTATCTTGCTATAAACTGAGTATGATAGATTACTTCTTTACCAAGGCTTTTGGCAAACTCTATTTCTTTCTTTACTTGTTCACCAATGTATTCTTGAAAATTAACTACATAAATTGCATCTGAAATTTTTATTTTTTCAAAATGTGCATTATTTAAAGCCGTTATTTCATCTTTTGTGATTTCTAAATTATCTTCATTGTATACACATTGTAACACGCACATATTGTATTTTGTTTCTAAAGTGAAAGCTACCTTCTTCATTTCTTTTTCAAATTTCATACTTCCACATAAAGTAATAACTTTCATTTTCTCACCTATACTATATCTTATTTTCTTTATAGTAACACAAAAGTACAAAAAGTTCTACAACATCCTTATAAATAAAATAACCACCTACATAATTGTAGGTGGTTAATGGTAAAATTGAATTAAAACTATTTTTTCCTTTTAATTTTTAGTTTTTCTTTTAGTTCCTCTAGGACTTCGTTATAATTAACTGATTTAAATTTAGGGAAGGCTTTTAACATTCTTTTTTCTTGGAAGTTAAATTTCTTAGCTAAATTTTCTTGAATATCGGAAAATACACTTGGAACTTGAATGTTGGTTTTACTTTTGATATTTTCTGTTTTAGCCTTAATATTTTCAGCCTTAACTTTAATATCCTCAGTAATATCTTCAGTTTTAACCTTAATATTTTCAGAAAGTTTTTCTGTTTGAATTTTAAATTCATCAGCAAATTTCTTGATTTTCTTATCAAAGTGACAGAAACCTGCAATAGTAATAACATTATCGGTAATAAAAATAACTGCAAGTGCAATAACAATTGTGTGGAACAAAGTGTCGTTCATCATACCAATCATTTTCAGTACAAGTGGATGAACTAACTTTATCAGTATTAGTGACAATGTACCGAATACTACTGCACCGATTAAGCATACTCTACCGTTAATATTGAACTTTCTGTTTGAATAATCCCACCATCTAGCATGGAATAGCTTTTCCATTAAGTAGGATGTTATATATTCCAGGGTGCAAGTAAGAATTGCACTTAATACAAATAATAGTATAGGGTTCTCTATCCATCCTAAAATTAAAATATCAAGTATTGCACCAAACCCATAAATAGGGCAGTAAGGTCCGTTTAGAAAACCTCTGTTGACAAATCTTCTTTCTGTTATTGAGCATAATGTG from Ruminococcus bovis encodes the following:
- a CDS encoding putative ABC transporter permease gives rise to the protein MDFHISVYTIENIFLWLMIYSVIGWIYESTLCSITERRFVNRGFLNGPYCPIYGFGAILDILILGWIENPILLFVLSAILTCTLEYITSYLMEKLFHARWWDYSNRKFNINGRVCLIGAVVFGTLSLILIKLVHPLVLKMIGMMNDTLFHTIVIALAVIFITDNVITIAGFCHFDKKIKKFADEFKIQTEKLSENIKVKTEDITEDIKVKAENIKAKTENIKSKTNIQVPSVFSDIQENLAKKFNFQEKRMLKAFPKFKSVNYNEVLEELKEKLKIKRKK
- a CDS encoding MATE family efflux transporter, whose protein sequence is MEKQKKNKLGIMEVNKLMLSMGIPMVISMVLQAVYNIVDSAFISNMAHNGEEALNALTLAFPVQMFMVAISIGTGVGANALLSRSLGQGDKEKVNMTSGNAMFLGAVIYIVFLLFGIFGVNAYISTQTTNNLIKEMASDYLSICTNISFGIVFFAMFEKLLQSTGRSIFATIAQIAGAITNVILDPIMIYGLLGCPEMGVKGAAYATVIGQIVSMVLGFVFHLKFNVEIKNGLKYCKPNKMIIKQIYTIGLPAIIAQALMSFMTYGLNIILVKVGESYVTAYGLYYKIQQFILFAAFGLRDAITPIVSYNYGMGSKERVRKGVKCGLLYTTVVMLVGFVALEIFASPLSSIFGLSGETQRICISAVRVISVSFVFAGINIALQGVFQGINSGIPSLIISLLRQFVLVLPVAYLFTLIVKWNYSLNFLIWTTFIIAEVITSIVAVILFKKENIFSK